The Chiroxiphia lanceolata isolate bChiLan1 chromosome 12, bChiLan1.pri, whole genome shotgun sequence genome window below encodes:
- the LOXL1 gene encoding lysyl oxidase homolog 1 → MARRAGWGLWAALGCGLCLLAGGQEPWRQLIQWENNGRVYSLLNSGAEYVPPGQERPPGSRLLLAGAAGSVRRQAPGSGTVRGQARHPFGFGQVPENWREGPVGDGAAAQRRPPARARQPSSSAASSASASASSFAYASAGQPPYPQYPFAPQYEPYEAPRAYDEAFTYYRSTGTGGAAVAAGAAAGASVVYPFQPRARHEDYGEEQSPYRAHYPPPERPYIPAVPQPVDGLDRRYSHSLYHDTGIAPEQSPDSYANQQAVNHGVASADNLQAAVGTGYGGQYPPYEPQPPFRAVEPYGVPRPESYLPARSLEIPQAVPDSQARVSVGSVYRPSHGGRGLPDLVPDPNYVQASTYVQRAHLYSLRCAAEEKCLASTAYTPEATDYDVRVLLRFPQRVKNQGTADFLPSRPRHSWEWHSCHQHYHSMDEFSHYDLLDATTGRKVAEGHKASFCLEDTTCDFGNLKRYACTSHTQGLSPGCYDTYNADIDCQWIDITDVQPGNYVLKVQVNPKYIVLESDFTNNVVRCNIHYTGRYVSTTNCKISQS, encoded by the exons ATGGCCCGGCGGGCgggctgggggctctgggcCGCGCTGGGCTGcgggctgtgcctgctggcgGGCGGGCAGGAGCCGTGGCGGCAGCTCATCCAGTGGGAGAACAACGGCCGCGTTTACAGCCTCCTCAACAGCGGCGCCGAGTACGTCCCGCCGGGGCAGGAGCGCCCGCCCGGCAGCCGCTTGTTGCtggcgggggcggcgggcagCGTCCGCCGGCAGGCTCCGGGCTCCGGGACGGTGCGGGGACAGGCGAGACACCCCTTCGGCTTCGGGCAGGTGCCCGAGAACTGGCGGGAGGGCCCGGTGGGCGACGGCGCGGCCGCGCAGCGGCGACCGCCCGCCCGCGCGCGCCAGCCTTCATCCTCCGCAGCATCGTCAGCATCAGCATCAGCATCATCCTTCGCGTACGCCTCGGCGGGGCAGCCGCCGTACCCCCAGTACCCCTTCGCCCCGCAGTACGAGCCCTACGAGGCGCCCCGGGCCTACGACGAGGCGTTCACCTATTACCGGAGCACCGGGACCGGCGGGGCGGCCgtggcggcgggggcggcggcgggggccaGCGTGGTGTACCCCTTCCAGCCCCGCGCCCGCCACGAGGACTACGGCGAGGAGCAGAGCCCCTACAGAGCCCACTACCCGCCGCCAGAACGGCCCTACATTCCTGCCGTGCCCCAGCCGGTGGACGGGCTGGACCGGCGGTATTCCCATAGTTTGTACCACGACACCGGGATTGCACCGGAGCAGAGCCCGGACTCGTACGCCAACCAACAAGCCGTCAACCACGGCGTGGCCTCCGCGGATAACCTGCAGGCGGCCGTCGGGACGGGGTACGGGGGTCAGTACCCGCCCTACGAGCCGCAGCCGCCGTTCCGGGCGGTGGAGCCGTACGGGGTCCCTCGTCCCGAGTCCTACCTGCCTGCCAGGAGCCTCGAAATCCCCCAGGCTGTCCCTGATAGCCAAGCTCGGGTCAGCGTGGGCAGCGTCTACAGGCCCAGCCACGGTGGACGGG GTCTCCCCGACTTGGTGCCGGACCCCAACTATGTGCAGGCGTCCACCTACGTGCAGAGAGCTCACCTGTACTCACTGCGCTGCGCTGCCGAGGAGAAGTGCCTGGCCAG cactgcctaCACCCCCGAAGCCACCGACTACGACGTGCGGGTGCTGCTGCGGTTCCCCCAGCGGGTGAAGAACCAGGGCACGGCCGATTTCCTGCCCAGCCGGCCCCGGCACAGCTGGGAgtggcacagctgccacca gcaCTACCACAGCATGGATGAGTTCAGCCACTATGACCTGCTGGATGCCACCACGGGCAGGAAGGTGGCCGAGGGCCACAAGGCCAGTTTCTGCCTGGAGGACACCACCTGTGATTTCGGCAACCTGAAGCGTTACGCCTGCACCTCCCACACCCAG GGCTTGAGCCCAGGTTGCTATGACACCTACAACGCCGACATCGACTGCCAGTGGATCGATATAACGGATGTGCAGCCGGGCAACTATGTCTTGAAG GTTCAAGTGAACCCCAAATACATCGTCCTGGAGTCAGACTTCACCAACAACGTGGTGAGGTGCAACATCCACTACACCGGACGCTACGTCTCCACAACAAACTGCAAGATTTCCCA atctTGA